One window from the genome of Nicotiana sylvestris chromosome 9, ASM39365v2, whole genome shotgun sequence encodes:
- the LOC104228936 gene encoding uncharacterized protein, which yields MQMVLVDLVFNSRGGWIKEPHLVYSKKLVHIWKEKDSNLLSFKDIVDEYILQLGYIRVLNVYAVDECEESVCVPNIVNHIEAYISQVLVGTDDSSSEDEDEDEDEDQAGSDGLAYDSEELEQFEAQRNVHPRENLNEYKEIYKGISFKDIPEARKSMNLYSLVNQKKLKLLKSDKIRVRYKCVVGYPFKCLISIEKGNEGCRVKTLNPIHDCNPAFDNSRVEYNTIAYYFKKKLQDNPKYKVKAMRADLKNSFQLNASKSKVKRAKRMIFEKLEGSFTDDYNKLEAYANALRDSNLGSDVVINLSKEVLLQGKRKFLRMYIYFHALKMGYKESLRPFIGVDGTFLKGKAKGQLLVAVRQDNMNHFYPLAWAVVDRETKRSWTWFLELLHNSLDLNMGNGVIFMLDMQKGLMEAIKTYFLKQNIGSLSKLGQLKEATVTDLLKYPPQSWCRAYFDTVCKNQGVDNNFTESFNSWILEARYKPIIKMLEDIRLKVMNQLRKHEDEVRTWKTKYSPQSMKLYTDYLKIAHSIEVDFNGDDGFEIVEGVDKFIEDPLKEMHWWYSKEAFLLTYKHKLQLVPAEKFWKLDPSQAMEPPELVKQAGRPKVKRDRQKDEAIKRQGE from the exons ATGCAG ATGGTTCTTGTTGACCTAGTTTTCAATTCTAGGGGTGGCTGGATTAAAGAGCCACACCTAGTTTATTCAAAGAAGTTGGTCCACATCTGGAAAGAAAAAGATTCTAACCTATTGTCCTTTAAAGATATAGTAGATGAATACATTCTTCAGTTAGGGTATATAAGG GTACTAAATGTCTATGCTGTAGATGAGTGTGAAGAAAGTGTTTGTGTCCCAAACATTGTCAACCATATTGAGGCttatatatctcaagtattagtTGGTACTGATGATAGTAGTagtgaagatgaagatgaagatgaagatgaagatcagGCAGGTTCTGATGGCCTGGCCTATGATTCTGAAGAGTTAGAACAATTTGAGGCTCAAAGAAATGTGCACCCTAGAGAAAACCTTAATGAATACAAAGAGATTTATAAAGGCATATCTTTCAAGGATATTCCTGAAGCTAGAAAGTCCATGAACCTTTATTCATTGGTTAATCAAAAGAAATTAAAGCTGCTGAAAAGTGACAAAATTAGAGTGAGGTATAAGTGTGTAGTGGGCTACCCATTTAAATGTCTTATTTCCATTGAAAAGGGGAATGAAGGGTGTAGAGTGAAGACACTAAATCCAATACATGACTGTAATCCTGCTTTTGATAACAGTAGGGTTGAATATAACACTATAGCTTACTACTTCAAGAAGAAGTTGCAAGACAACCCTAAGTATAAGGTGAAAGCAATGAGGGCAGACCTGAAGAATTCATTTCAACTTAATGCTAGTAAATCTAAGGTTAAAAGGGCAAAGAGAATGATATTTGAGAAGTTGGAAGGGAGTTTCACTGATGACTATAACAAGCTTGAAGCATATGCCAATGCTTTGAGAGACAGTAATCTTGGAAGTGATGTGGTTATTAATTTATCTAAAGAAGTATTGTTGCAAGGCAAAAGGAAATTCCTTAGGATGTacatttattttcatgcattgaagatgGGGTACAAAGAGAGTTTGAGACCATTTATTGGGGTTGATGGTACATTCTTAAAGGGGAAGGCTAAAGGACAGCTACTAGTTGCAGTTAGGCAAGATAACATGAATCATTTTTATCCACTTGCTTGGGCTGTAGTTGATAGGGAAACAAAAAGAAGTTGGACTTGGTTTCTGGAGCTTCTTCACAATTCATTGGACTTGAATATGGGCAATGGAGTCATATTTATGTTAGATATGCAGAAG GGATTAATGGAGGCAATAAAGACGTACTTCCTGAAGCAAAACATAGGTTCT TTGAGCAAGTTGGGACAATTGAAGGAAGCAACTGTTACAGACCTGTTAAAGTACCCACCCCAGAGTTGGTGTAGGGCATACTTTGACACTGTCTGTAAAAATCAAGGTGTTGATAACAATTTTACAGAATCTTTCAATTCTTGGATATTAGAAGCTAGATACAAGCCCATCATCAAGATGTTGGAAGATATAAGACTCAAAGTAATGAATCAGTTGAGAAAGCATGAAGATGAGGTGAGAACATGGAAGACAAAATATAGTCCTCAAAGCATGAAGCTTTATACTGACTATCTGAAGATAGCTCATTCTATTGAGGTTGATTTCAATGGTGATGATGGATTTGAAATAGTAGAAGGGGTTGATAAATTCATT GAAGACCCTTTGAAGGAGATGCACTGGTGGTACAGCAAAGAAGCCTTTCTTCTTACTTACAAGCATAAATTACAACTTGTACCTGCTGAGAAATTCTGGAAACTAGATCCATCTCAAGCTATGGAACCTCCAGAACTGGTGAAACAAGCTGGCAGGCCTAAAGTCAAAAGAGATAGACAAAAGGATGAGGCAATCAAGAGGCAAGGAGAGTGA